A portion of the Alkalilimnicola sp. S0819 genome contains these proteins:
- a CDS encoding cation:proton antiporter, with the protein MEESAFRHDQWLAALCGFLLVVALVRHYAPRTALPAESWMLLVGVGYGLLEPLAVQLPTIRLNPEIVVSVLLPVLVFGSGRRLPVTLLLRSAGPIALLVLLGTPLSMLLIGLPAAFLLDIPAIHGLLFGAAVAATDPASVAHVLNRFPIPEQLRLILHGESLFNDALTIVAFTALAATAIGAAGLSFSAMAIGATRSVLLAIPAGLLLGWLGGLLVRRWREQNRVPGLTLTLTLPFTGFLLSERLLHASGVITVLCAALAFSHARHGPRSSGPELYDELWNFLASLAASSLYFALGAAIAAQDIAFDWVFVSVIALLLVSRALLVYGAGPLLRAQGRALPRSWRHVIMLGGLRGAVPAALVLMTPADYLYRQQLLAMVFALVAYTVIVHPLMLQRYLGRGAIDAPVSPPDHDIRETDTGLPPALARLVAASAWDLAAVAGLIAGLVFLVLEMSLAPVLLDASPWAPLRMIAAIGLGPEVLPPPAGFGGSIALVALLIHFTLSLSYAWLLAPFIENRRLAASTLLGAVFGLGLYLVNFYLFTHLFPWFEMARTGLTIFAHLVFGAVLGGSYRLMRRGAPESSEAGHRGRQENGSGNRQEGFAHRKSGPGR; encoded by the coding sequence ATGGAAGAGTCCGCCTTTCGACACGATCAATGGCTGGCCGCGCTTTGCGGCTTTCTCCTGGTGGTCGCTCTGGTGCGTCACTATGCCCCGCGTACCGCCTTGCCGGCGGAATCCTGGATGCTGCTGGTAGGGGTCGGCTACGGTCTGCTGGAGCCCCTGGCGGTGCAACTGCCGACCATTCGCCTGAACCCGGAGATCGTGGTGAGCGTGCTGCTGCCGGTGCTGGTCTTCGGCAGCGGCCGCAGACTGCCCGTCACACTGCTGCTGCGCTCCGCCGGCCCGATAGCGCTGCTGGTACTGCTGGGCACGCCCTTGAGCATGCTCCTGATCGGCCTGCCCGCCGCGTTTCTGCTGGACATACCCGCCATCCACGGCTTGTTGTTCGGCGCGGCGGTGGCCGCGACCGACCCCGCTTCGGTGGCCCACGTGCTGAATCGCTTTCCCATCCCCGAGCAACTGCGCCTGATCCTCCACGGCGAATCCTTATTCAACGACGCCCTGACCATCGTCGCCTTCACCGCCCTGGCGGCCACGGCCATCGGCGCCGCCGGCCTGTCGTTCAGCGCCATGGCCATTGGCGCCACCCGCAGCGTCCTGCTGGCCATTCCGGCGGGGCTGCTACTGGGCTGGCTGGGTGGGCTGCTGGTACGGCGCTGGCGCGAACAAAACCGCGTGCCCGGCCTGACCCTGACGCTCACCCTGCCCTTCACCGGCTTTTTGCTCAGCGAGCGCCTGCTGCACGCCTCGGGCGTCATCACGGTACTGTGCGCCGCCCTGGCGTTCAGCCATGCCCGACACGGCCCACGCTCGAGCGGACCGGAGCTTTACGATGAACTGTGGAATTTCCTCGCCAGCCTGGCCGCCAGCTCGCTCTACTTTGCCCTGGGGGCGGCGATTGCGGCACAGGACATCGCTTTTGACTGGGTATTCGTCAGCGTCATCGCGCTGCTTCTGGTCAGCCGCGCGCTGCTGGTCTACGGCGCCGGGCCGTTGCTGCGCGCCCAGGGACGCGCCCTGCCCCGGTCCTGGCGGCACGTGATCATGCTCGGCGGCCTACGCGGCGCGGTGCCCGCGGCGCTGGTACTGATGACACCGGCGGACTACCTCTATCGCCAGCAACTGCTCGCCATGGTCTTCGCCCTCGTCGCCTATACCGTCATCGTCCACCCGCTGATGCTGCAGCGGTATCTGGGGCGAGGCGCCATCGATGCCCCCGTGTCGCCCCCGGACCACGACATTCGCGAAACCGACACCGGCCTGCCGCCGGCGCTTGCGCGCCTGGTGGCGGCCAGCGCCTGGGACCTGGCCGCCGTGGCTGGCCTCATCGCAGGCCTTGTGTTCCTGGTGCTTGAAATGAGCCTTGCACCGGTACTGCTGGACGCCAGTCCCTGGGCGCCCCTGCGAATGATCGCCGCCATCGGCCTGGGCCCCGAGGTCCTGCCCCCACCGGCCGGCTTCGGCGGCAGCATCGCGCTGGTCGCGCTGCTCATCCACTTCACCTTGTCGCTGAGCTACGCCTGGCTGCTGGCCCCCTTCATCGAGAACCGGAGACTGGCCGCGAGCACCCTGCTCGGCGCCGTGTTCGGGCTGGGCCTGTATCTGGTCAATTTCTACCTGTTCACGCATCTTTTTCCGTGGTTCGAGATGGCGCGCACCGGGCTGACGATCTTCGCCCATCTGGTGTTCGGCGCGGTATTGGGGGGCAGCTATCGGCTGATGCGACGCGGTGCCCCGGAAAGCAGCGAAGCGGGACACCGAGGCAGGCAGGAAAACGGATCAGGAAACAGGCAGGAGGGCTTCGCGCACAGAAAAAGCGGGCCGGGTCGTTAA
- a CDS encoding MerR family transcriptional regulator, whose protein sequence is MLETSNNNEFPPIPAKRYFTIGEVSELCSVKPHVLRYWEQEFPQLKPVKRRGNRRYYQRHDVMLIRQIRALLYEEGFTIGGARQRLTGEGAREDQQQSQQVVRQMRAELEDLLALLKR, encoded by the coding sequence ATGCTGGAGACGTCGAATAACAACGAGTTCCCGCCGATACCGGCCAAGCGGTATTTCACCATCGGTGAGGTGAGCGAGCTGTGCTCGGTCAAGCCCCATGTGCTGCGCTACTGGGAGCAGGAGTTTCCCCAGCTCAAGCCGGTGAAGCGGCGCGGGAACCGGCGCTACTATCAACGCCACGATGTGATGCTGATCCGGCAGATCCGGGCGCTGCTCTACGAGGAAGGGTTCACCATCGGGGGCGCGCGCCAGCGCCTCACCGGCGAAGGGGCCAGGGAAGACCAGCAGCAGAGCCAGCAGGTGGTGCGGCAGATGCGCGCCGAGCTGGAAGACCTGCTGGCCCTGCTGAAACGCTAG
- the ihfA gene encoding integration host factor subunit alpha encodes MALTKAAMAERLFEEVGLNKREAKDLVEAFFEEIRSALEGGTPVKLSGFGNFDLRDKNERPGRNPKTGEEIPISARRVVTFRPGQKLKARVEAYAGDVE; translated from the coding sequence ATGGCGCTGACCAAGGCGGCAATGGCCGAGAGGCTGTTTGAAGAAGTCGGACTGAACAAGCGTGAAGCCAAGGACCTGGTGGAGGCTTTTTTCGAGGAAATCCGCAGTGCCCTGGAAGGTGGCACTCCGGTCAAGCTTTCCGGCTTCGGCAACTTCGACCTTCGAGACAAGAATGAACGTCCCGGGCGGAACCCCAAGACCGGCGAGGAGATCCCCATCTCCGCCCGGCGCGTGGTGACCTTCCGCCCTGGCCAGAAGCTCAAGGCGCGGGTGGAAGCATATGCTGGAGACGTCGAATAA